In a single window of the Paramisgurnus dabryanus chromosome 23, PD_genome_1.1, whole genome shotgun sequence genome:
- the ldha gene encoding L-lactate dehydrogenase A chain isoform X2: MASTKEKLIVHVSKEQPTGPTNKDLTDELALVDVMEDKLKGEVMDLQHGSLFLKTHKIVADKDYSVTANSKVVVVTAGARQQEGESRLNLVQRNVNIFKFIIPNIVKYSPNCIMLVVSNPVDILTYVAWKLSGLPRNRVIGSGTNLDSARFRYLMGEKLGIHPSSCHGWVIGEHGDSSVPVWSGVNVAGVSLQGLNPDMGTEKDKEDWKSVHKQVVDSAYEVIKLKGYTSWAIGMSVADLCESLLKNMHKCHPVSTLVKGMHGVNEEVFLSVPCILGNSGLTDVVHMTLKPEEEKQLVKSAETLWSVQKELTL, translated from the exons ATGGCCTCTACTAAGGAAAAACTGATTGTTCATGTGAGCAAGGAGCAGCCTACTGGTCCCACCAATAAG GATCTGACAGATGAACTGGCGCTGGTGGACGTGATGGAGGATAAGCTGAAAGGAGAGGTTATGGATCTGCAGCATGGAAGTCTCTTTCTCAAGACACACAAGATTGTGGCTGATAAAG ACTACAGCGTGACCGCAAACTCCAAAGTAGTCGTTGTGACCGCTGGAGCTCGCCAGCAGGAGGGCGAGAGCCGCCTGAACCTCGTGCAGAGGAACGTCAACATCTTCAAGTTCATCATCCCCAACATTGTCAAGTACAGTCCCAACTGCATCATGCTGGTGGTGTCAAACCCCG TTGATATCTTGACCTACGTGGCCTGGAAGCTGAGCGGTTTGCCCAGGAACCGTGTGATCGGCAGCGGTACAAACTTGGACTCTGCCAGGTTCCGTTACCTGATGGGGGAGAAGTTgggcatccatccatccagctGCCACGGCTGGGTGATCGGAGAACACGGAGACTCCAGCG TGCCCGTGTGGAGCGGTGTCAACGTGGCTGGGGTGTCTCTCCAGGGATTAAACCCTGACATGGGTACAGAAAAAGACAAGGAGGACTGGAAGAGCGTCCACAAGCAGGTGGTTGACAG TGCTTATGAGGTTATTAAGCTGAAGGGATACACATCCTGGGCTATTGGTATGTCTGTAGCTGACCTGTGTGAAAGTCTCTTGAAGAACATGCACAAGTGTCACCCTGTTTCTACCTTGGTCAAG GGAATGCACGGTGTAAATGAAGAGGTCTTCCTCAGCGTGCCTTGCATCCTGGGTAACAGCGGTCTGACAGATGTTGTCCACATGACCCTGAAGCCGGAGGAGGAGAAACAACTGGTGAAGAGCGCTGAGACGCTGTGGAGTGTTCAGAAGGAGCTCACCCTGTGA
- the ldha gene encoding L-lactate dehydrogenase A chain isoform X1, whose product MASTKEKLIVHVSKEQPTGPTNKVTVVGVGMVGMAAAVSILLKDLTDELALVDVMEDKLKGEVMDLQHGSLFLKTHKIVADKDYSVTANSKVVVVTAGARQQEGESRLNLVQRNVNIFKFIIPNIVKYSPNCIMLVVSNPVDILTYVAWKLSGLPRNRVIGSGTNLDSARFRYLMGEKLGIHPSSCHGWVIGEHGDSSVPVWSGVNVAGVSLQGLNPDMGTEKDKEDWKSVHKQVVDSAYEVIKLKGYTSWAIGMSVADLCESLLKNMHKCHPVSTLVKGMHGVNEEVFLSVPCILGNSGLTDVVHMTLKPEEEKQLVKSAETLWSVQKELTL is encoded by the exons ATGGCCTCTACTAAGGAAAAACTGATTGTTCATGTGAGCAAGGAGCAGCCTACTGGTCCCACCAATAAGGTGACAGTGGTGGGGGTGGGCATGGTTGGAATGGCCGCCGCCGTCAGCATCCTGCTCAAG GATCTGACAGATGAACTGGCGCTGGTGGACGTGATGGAGGATAAGCTGAAAGGAGAGGTTATGGATCTGCAGCATGGAAGTCTCTTTCTCAAGACACACAAGATTGTGGCTGATAAAG ACTACAGCGTGACCGCAAACTCCAAAGTAGTCGTTGTGACCGCTGGAGCTCGCCAGCAGGAGGGCGAGAGCCGCCTGAACCTCGTGCAGAGGAACGTCAACATCTTCAAGTTCATCATCCCCAACATTGTCAAGTACAGTCCCAACTGCATCATGCTGGTGGTGTCAAACCCCG TTGATATCTTGACCTACGTGGCCTGGAAGCTGAGCGGTTTGCCCAGGAACCGTGTGATCGGCAGCGGTACAAACTTGGACTCTGCCAGGTTCCGTTACCTGATGGGGGAGAAGTTgggcatccatccatccagctGCCACGGCTGGGTGATCGGAGAACACGGAGACTCCAGCG TGCCCGTGTGGAGCGGTGTCAACGTGGCTGGGGTGTCTCTCCAGGGATTAAACCCTGACATGGGTACAGAAAAAGACAAGGAGGACTGGAAGAGCGTCCACAAGCAGGTGGTTGACAG TGCTTATGAGGTTATTAAGCTGAAGGGATACACATCCTGGGCTATTGGTATGTCTGTAGCTGACCTGTGTGAAAGTCTCTTGAAGAACATGCACAAGTGTCACCCTGTTTCTACCTTGGTCAAG GGAATGCACGGTGTAAATGAAGAGGTCTTCCTCAGCGTGCCTTGCATCCTGGGTAACAGCGGTCTGACAGATGTTGTCCACATGACCCTGAAGCCGGAGGAGGAGAAACAACTGGTGAAGAGCGCTGAGACGCTGTGGAGTGTTCAGAAGGAGCTCACCCTGTGA